In one Hyphomicrobium sp. 99 genomic region, the following are encoded:
- a CDS encoding GlsB/YeaQ/YmgE family stress response membrane protein translates to MDPQALIIWLLIGAVAGWLAGQVMSGGGFGLVGDIIVGIIGAFIAGWLFPYLGIHLGGGIIGEIIAAAIGAIILLFVARLVRRA, encoded by the coding sequence ATGGATCCCCAAGCATTGATCATCTGGTTGCTGATCGGCGCCGTTGCCGGTTGGTTGGCTGGGCAGGTAATGAGCGGTGGTGGCTTCGGCCTGGTCGGAGATATCATCGTCGGTATCATTGGAGCGTTTATCGCTGGTTGGTTGTTCCCCTACCTCGGAATTCACCTAGGCGGCGGCATCATCGGCGAGATCATTGCCGCAGCCATCGGAGCGATAATATTGCTGTTTGTCGCCCGCCTTGTTCGACGAGCTTAG
- a CDS encoding response regulator transcription factor: MAIAKVLIVEDEMLIRMGLAADFEDGGYDPVLTNSANDALHILQTQLGIKVVFTDINMPGDMDGLTLANTFANTGSTW; this comes from the coding sequence TTGGCAATTGCGAAAGTTCTCATCGTAGAAGACGAAATGCTCATTCGCATGGGCCTTGCCGCCGATTTTGAAGACGGTGGATACGATCCCGTGTTGACGAACAGCGCCAATGACGCGTTGCATATTCTCCAGACCCAGCTTGGCATCAAGGTCGTCTTCACGGATATCAATATGCCCGGCGATATGGACGGTCTGACGCTCGCGAATACGTTCGCCAACACTGGCAGCACATGGTGA
- a CDS encoding patatin-like phospholipase family protein, with product MSKQKFALALGGGAARGWAHIGILQGLAEAGLEPEIVVGTSIGAIVGGHYASGRLDDLAGFARELTRRRVFSFLDLSVSGSGLIAGQRLFDRFDDHLRGLSIEQLPVRFAAIATDLATGHEIWLRRGCVTEAVRASSAIPGIVRPVHLNGRWLVDGCLVNPVPVSVCRALGARIVVGVNLTSEFGRGGICIGDDEDEAAGEIVVEEAPITRWNGSGALQLLHRQIFGQRQDGAPGITSVILNSFSIFHDRIARARLMGDPPDLLVTPDLADIGVLDFHRADEMIASGKAAIEPHLPMIERYLKAPPPALLNTRLFAG from the coding sequence ATGTCAAAACAGAAATTCGCGCTAGCCTTGGGCGGTGGAGCTGCTCGAGGCTGGGCGCATATCGGCATTCTTCAGGGTTTGGCGGAAGCGGGGTTAGAGCCCGAGATTGTGGTCGGCACCTCGATCGGTGCGATCGTCGGCGGCCATTACGCATCGGGCCGATTGGATGATCTCGCAGGATTCGCACGGGAACTGACCCGCCGCCGCGTCTTCAGCTTTTTGGATTTGAGTGTCTCGGGATCCGGTCTGATTGCCGGTCAGCGGCTTTTTGATCGTTTCGACGATCATTTGCGCGGACTGTCCATCGAGCAACTCCCCGTTCGCTTTGCCGCCATAGCGACCGATCTCGCAACGGGTCATGAAATCTGGCTCCGGCGCGGCTGCGTCACCGAAGCGGTTCGCGCATCGTCCGCCATCCCCGGAATCGTGCGCCCTGTGCACCTCAATGGCCGTTGGCTCGTAGATGGCTGCCTCGTCAATCCGGTGCCCGTTTCCGTTTGCCGCGCGCTCGGGGCGCGAATTGTTGTCGGCGTCAATCTAACGAGTGAATTCGGGCGGGGAGGGATCTGCATCGGCGACGATGAAGATGAGGCCGCCGGTGAGATTGTCGTCGAAGAAGCGCCGATCACCCGATGGAACGGTAGCGGCGCGCTCCAGCTGCTTCACAGGCAGATTTTTGGTCAACGTCAGGATGGTGCACCCGGCATTACATCCGTGATCCTCAACTCATTCAGTATATTTCACGACCGCATCGCAAGAGCGCGTTTGATGGGCGATCCGCCCGATCTCCTTGTGACGCCGGATCTCGCGGATATCGGTGTTCTCGATTTTCATCGTGCAGACGAAATGATCGCCAGCGGCAAGGCGGCTATAGAGCCTCATCTGCCTATGATCGAGCGATACCTGAAGGCCCCGCCGCCCGCGCTCCTCAATACGCGCCTCTTCGCCGGATAA
- a CDS encoding glycosyltransferase family 2 protein, with protein sequence MFKVPVSCFIISKNEGDRIGRTIRSVRPWVDEVVVIDSESSDDTVSVALAEGCRVITQSWLGFGSQKRFGEDQCRNNWVFNLDADEVVTPQLAREIIAMFANGDPVFVAYGMPIQMVYPGATTPRPMARDHWYVRLYDRRYVRFRNSKIHDTVVTDEHPIGWFQAPVFHYSMRSFADMKRKLDERTWLLVENSGLNSKLELASRLLIELPMNFFKYYVVRRHCTGGLKGLRYAWIQARYRFLKIYRLWRSGKVRSGPSSIAA encoded by the coding sequence ATGTTTAAGGTTCCTGTTTCCTGTTTCATCATCTCCAAGAACGAAGGCGACCGCATCGGACGCACGATCCGATCCGTGCGTCCGTGGGTCGACGAAGTCGTCGTAATCGATTCAGAAAGTTCGGACGATACGGTAAGCGTCGCGCTTGCCGAGGGGTGCAGGGTCATTACCCAGTCTTGGCTTGGCTTCGGCTCTCAAAAACGCTTCGGTGAAGACCAATGCAGAAATAACTGGGTCTTCAACCTCGACGCGGATGAAGTCGTCACACCGCAGCTGGCGCGTGAAATCATCGCCATGTTCGCGAACGGCGATCCCGTGTTCGTCGCTTACGGCATGCCAATACAGATGGTCTATCCGGGCGCTACAACACCGCGCCCAATGGCGCGGGATCATTGGTATGTGCGGCTTTACGATCGCCGGTACGTCAGGTTCAGAAACTCAAAAATTCACGACACGGTCGTAACTGACGAACATCCGATTGGCTGGTTCCAGGCGCCGGTATTTCACTATTCGATGCGCTCTTTCGCCGATATGAAGCGCAAGCTCGACGAGCGGACGTGGCTTCTGGTGGAAAATTCCGGATTGAACTCGAAGCTTGAGCTTGCGTCGCGTCTGCTCATCGAATTGCCGATGAACTTTTTTAAATATTATGTCGTCAGGCGCCACTGCACCGGGGGTCTCAAAGGCTTGCGGTACGCGTGGATCCAGGCTCGTTATAGATTTTTGAAGATCTATCGCTTATGGCGGTCTGGGAAAGTAAGGTCCGGCCCGAGCAGCATCGCCGCCTGA
- a CDS encoding HD domain-containing protein: protein MLVSATIHDARDFAIAKHHGQVRKHDGRPYIVHLDAVAAVLAEYGYKGADILAAAFLHDTVEKSDTSIEELSQKFGESIAELVYWLTDSEKGTRTSRAIQAAWRLSRAPWNAKLIKLADIIDNGMAIASHDPAFGPTFLDEKRLCLKKMAEVETSRLLRLPLFQKAANVTESASL from the coding sequence ATGCTGGTATCCGCGACGATACACGATGCGAGAGACTTCGCGATTGCGAAGCACCACGGGCAAGTGCGCAAGCACGATGGTCGCCCTTACATCGTGCATCTCGATGCCGTCGCCGCTGTCCTGGCAGAATATGGTTACAAGGGAGCCGATATTCTCGCAGCCGCATTTCTTCACGATACTGTCGAGAAGAGTGATACGAGCATCGAAGAGCTCAGTCAGAAATTCGGCGAGTCCATTGCGGAACTTGTCTATTGGCTGACGGATTCGGAAAAAGGCACCCGCACATCGCGAGCCATCCAGGCAGCGTGGAGACTTTCACGAGCGCCTTGGAACGCGAAGCTCATCAAGCTGGCCGACATCATCGATAATGGAATGGCGATCGCGTCCCACGATCCTGCTTTCGGCCCGACGTTTCTCGATGAGAAGCGTCTCTGCTTGAAGAAGATGGCGGAAGTGGAAACGAGCCGTTTGTTGAGGCTGCCCCTATTCCAGAAGGCGGCGAATGTAACGGAATCCGCCTCGCTTTAG
- a CDS encoding PRC-barrel domain-containing protein, translated as MQSENRFLEASQVAGTAVYDGAHTEIGAVDDLIIDTITGKVRYAVLSFGGFLGLGKSQYVVPWTALRWDADLNGYVTGITEEQLQASPDFDPLSLRNRDAEGRLHEAYGAPTYWELEPR; from the coding sequence ATGCAGTCTGAAAACAGATTTCTTGAAGCAAGCCAAGTCGCGGGTACGGCCGTATATGACGGCGCGCACACTGAGATCGGCGCTGTCGACGATCTGATTATCGATACGATAACCGGCAAAGTCCGGTACGCGGTATTGAGCTTTGGCGGATTCCTCGGTCTCGGCAAAAGCCAGTACGTCGTTCCATGGACGGCGCTTCGCTGGGACGCCGACCTGAACGGTTACGTCACGGGAATCACGGAAGAGCAGCTCCAGGCATCGCCTGACTTCGATCCGCTTTCGCTGCGAAATCGCGATGCCGAAGGGCGCCTCCATGAAGCCTACGGCGCACCAACATACTGGGAACTCGAGCCGCGCTGA
- a CDS encoding exo-alpha-sialidase, with amino-acid sequence MRKKFQAAAMLLASLVVGMGPALSHDDMKKMNHAPTATACNTTALVCAGVATGTFGADGKLWLTWSAGGRVSVASSTDLGKTFSDPVTLPKTELPLDEGPDARPKIAVGQAGQVVVTYTSRDDKYNGHAFIARSGDGGKTFGAPQPITSNSPSQRFETAVLDQDGRAFVAWIDKRHAAKAKKDGKTYAGAALAFAWDDKPGGTLQAATIARDNTCECCRIGVAFAAPGKPVVLFRNIFDGGIRDHAIITFADEKTPGPLYRVSDDDAKIDACPHQGPSLAISPEGVYHATWFALGRKLKGLYYAHSEDGGKTFSTPMRLGDPNAQTSRPYVLAAHGIVYLAYKSFDGAMTTIDLMTSRDAGKTWSTPRSIAMTHDASDHPLLIASPTGAYLSWQTLQEGYRLMPLEPQS; translated from the coding sequence ATGCGGAAAAAGTTTCAAGCGGCCGCAATGCTTCTTGCCTCGCTCGTTGTGGGAATGGGCCCGGCGCTGTCGCACGACGACATGAAGAAGATGAACCACGCGCCGACGGCAACCGCTTGCAACACGACCGCACTCGTGTGCGCCGGCGTCGCGACGGGCACCTTTGGCGCGGATGGAAAGTTATGGCTGACATGGAGCGCAGGCGGCCGCGTGTCGGTCGCAAGCTCGACCGATCTCGGCAAAACGTTCTCCGATCCAGTAACGCTTCCTAAAACGGAATTGCCGCTCGACGAAGGCCCAGATGCCCGCCCGAAGATCGCAGTCGGACAAGCAGGTCAAGTCGTCGTCACGTATACATCGCGCGATGACAAATATAATGGCCACGCTTTCATCGCCCGCTCCGGCGACGGCGGGAAGACGTTCGGCGCGCCGCAGCCAATTACGTCAAACTCGCCGAGCCAGCGCTTCGAGACAGCGGTGCTCGATCAGGACGGTCGCGCGTTCGTCGCCTGGATAGACAAGCGCCACGCAGCGAAGGCAAAGAAGGACGGCAAGACATACGCCGGAGCCGCGCTCGCCTTCGCCTGGGACGATAAACCCGGCGGAACGCTTCAAGCGGCAACAATCGCGCGCGATAACACCTGCGAGTGCTGCCGCATCGGCGTTGCCTTCGCAGCGCCTGGGAAGCCGGTCGTGCTCTTTCGAAATATCTTCGACGGTGGCATTCGCGATCATGCCATCATCACTTTCGCGGATGAAAAAACGCCAGGCCCGCTTTACCGCGTCAGCGACGACGATGCGAAGATCGACGCCTGTCCGCATCAGGGACCGAGTCTCGCAATCAGCCCCGAGGGTGTCTACCACGCGACCTGGTTCGCGCTGGGCCGCAAACTGAAGGGGCTCTACTACGCGCATTCCGAGGACGGCGGAAAAACATTCTCCACGCCGATGCGGCTCGGTGATCCCAACGCGCAGACATCGCGGCCTTACGTTCTGGCGGCACACGGCATCGTCTATCTCGCCTACAAATCTTTTGACGGCGCAATGACGACCATCGATCTGATGACGTCGCGCGATGCCGGAAAGACGTGGAGCACGCCACGCTCCATAGCGATGACGCACGATGCGTCCGACCATCCGCTGCTGATCGCGAGCCCGACCGGCGCCTATCTTTCCTGGCAAACGCTGCAGGAGGGCTACCGGCTCATGCCATTGGAGCCTCAATCATGA
- a CDS encoding ammonium transporter, whose amino-acid sequence MTSRLRPSLGAAALGVVSLLATSAIAFAQEAAPAAAAPPAPAFNNGDIAWMLTSSVLVLMMLVPGLGLFYAGLVRKKNALAILMQCVFGAGLLSVVWTVIGYSLAFTEGNPFFGGFSKVLLAGIAPDTPAPAAASIPEFLFVMFQMTFFIITPIIALGGPADRMKFSASMIFVTLWSIFAYAPIAHMVWGPGGYLGSAGVLDFAGGTVVHINSAIAGLVAAIVIGKRKGYGTEQMAPHNLALTMIGGSLLWCGWFGFNVGSALSAGASTGILMFNTQIATAGAVVSWTLVEWIIKGKPSLLGAVSGAIAGLVAITPACGFVGVDGALIIGLAAGIVCYWGVTGLKHTLGYDDALDVFGVHGVGGILGAVLTGVFAIQAVGGAGKSGWIEGNLHQVWVQIEGIGLTIVWSAVVSLIALLLIKVTVGLRVSEAEEAEGLDLVLHGETFHD is encoded by the coding sequence ATGACTTCAAGACTTCGACCCTCGCTTGGAGCCGCGGCTCTCGGCGTAGTATCGCTACTTGCGACATCCGCAATTGCATTTGCCCAAGAGGCTGCGCCTGCCGCTGCCGCACCGCCGGCACCAGCCTTCAACAACGGCGACATCGCATGGATGCTGACGTCGTCCGTGCTCGTGCTCATGATGCTCGTCCCCGGTCTGGGGCTCTTCTACGCTGGCCTAGTGCGCAAGAAAAATGCACTCGCCATTCTCATGCAGTGCGTGTTCGGCGCCGGCCTTCTGTCGGTTGTCTGGACCGTCATCGGCTATTCGCTCGCCTTCACCGAAGGCAATCCGTTCTTCGGCGGATTCTCGAAGGTTTTGCTAGCCGGCATTGCACCTGATACCCCGGCGCCTGCCGCCGCGAGTATCCCTGAGTTCCTCTTCGTCATGTTCCAAATGACGTTCTTCATCATCACGCCGATCATCGCCCTTGGCGGACCGGCCGACCGCATGAAGTTCTCGGCGTCCATGATCTTCGTGACGCTCTGGTCGATCTTCGCCTACGCACCGATCGCTCACATGGTGTGGGGCCCGGGCGGCTATCTCGGTAGCGCAGGCGTCCTCGACTTCGCCGGCGGCACCGTCGTTCACATCAACTCGGCCATCGCTGGTCTCGTCGCTGCCATCGTCATCGGCAAGCGCAAGGGCTATGGCACCGAGCAGATGGCTCCTCACAATCTGGCTCTGACCATGATCGGCGGCTCACTGCTGTGGTGCGGCTGGTTCGGCTTCAACGTCGGCTCTGCACTGAGCGCTGGCGCAAGCACTGGCATCCTCATGTTCAATACGCAGATCGCAACCGCGGGTGCTGTCGTCTCGTGGACGCTCGTCGAGTGGATCATCAAAGGCAAGCCGAGCCTTCTCGGGGCCGTTTCCGGCGCCATTGCAGGTCTCGTGGCGATCACGCCGGCTTGCGGCTTCGTCGGGGTCGACGGTGCGCTGATCATCGGTCTTGCGGCGGGTATCGTCTGCTACTGGGGCGTCACCGGCCTGAAGCACACTCTGGGCTATGACGATGCGCTCGACGTCTTCGGCGTTCATGGCGTCGGCGGCATCCTCGGCGCGGTGCTCACCGGCGTCTTCGCCATTCAAGCTGTCGGCGGCGCAGGAAAATCCGGCTGGATCGAAGGCAACCTGCATCAGGTCTGGGTCCAGATCGAAGGCATCGGCTTGACGATCGTCTGGTCGGCGGTCGTCAGCCTCATCGCCCTGCTCCTTATCAAGGTCACGGTCGGCTTGCGGGTCAGCGAGGCCGAAGAGGCCGAGGGCCTCGACCTCGTTCTCCACGGAGAGACCTTCCACGATTAA
- the idi gene encoding isopentenyl-diphosphate Delta-isomerase encodes MLREEVVLVDHEDKETGVAEKLEAHQQGVLHRAFSVMVWDSKGRLLLQRRQVDKYHSGGLWTNTCCGHPRPGESSLDAAARRLNEEMRVICPLTEIGTFTYRAELDAGLIEHEFVHVFRGRYDGVIAPNPVECDGYSWTSPDVIRKQLAAVPQCFSAWFKKYVEAEWPIAPPG; translated from the coding sequence ATGCTGCGGGAAGAAGTCGTCCTCGTCGACCATGAGGACAAAGAGACAGGCGTTGCCGAAAAGCTCGAGGCTCACCAGCAGGGCGTTCTTCACCGCGCTTTTTCCGTGATGGTCTGGGACAGCAAGGGCCGGCTGCTTCTGCAAAGGCGGCAGGTGGACAAATATCATTCGGGCGGCCTGTGGACCAACACGTGCTGCGGGCATCCGCGCCCCGGCGAGTCGTCACTCGACGCCGCAGCGCGGCGACTCAACGAAGAAATGCGCGTCATCTGTCCGCTGACCGAGATCGGCACCTTCACCTATCGTGCCGAACTCGATGCGGGACTGATTGAGCACGAGTTCGTGCATGTCTTCCGCGGCCGCTATGACGGGGTGATCGCGCCGAACCCTGTCGAGTGCGACGGCTACAGCTGGACGAGCCCGGACGTCATCCGAAAGCAGCTCGCGGCCGTGCCTCAGTGCTTCAGCGCTTGGTTCAAGAAGTACGTGGAAGCCGAGTGGCCGATCGCGCCTCCAGGTTGA
- a CDS encoding TonB-dependent receptor, with the protein MQLLAGRAFAAPRLRRVVVASSAIALAIAANQKVRADDKTAANEIKLPDVTVQQTSPARAPAVAQKAKVKSEAKPATAAAKPAKVVKPPSAAAAPEIASASPPSDAHPALAPAIGNPGTPSAAVASVPGASGAGAQAAAAVDMTRFENAPVFSVSDILHEVPGVSLKQGNGPRDMGISIRGSNARNGFGIRNIVILDDGFPVTQPDGLSRSDLVDPHAYAGVDVWRGPSSALFGNYATGGAINFRTFPGGAIDGVEYGIDVGSFNYLNNYASGGKRGKNWEASVFTSDVRGDGYFGYSAFDTQTVNALMTWKPSSTDTFTFKFINNTIDTELPFRMSLNQFKQNPFQKGCATAATAAAGCATTVYSATGNTAAVNGVLPAGAVKQTAEEAGANRNDRRTVGGFRWEHAFDAATTGQVQVVIDDRNINQPTGATSAIGDYLSYNVSTGLTKRSVFAGLPTLSYLGAYWNYLPVDGKTYNVAPGGNARLGLLQSESTGSTTNFGVRAREEVRVATDVAVIAGAAVERTNLDGAQRSYKYSTSGNLTSTTITSADREMTNIAPELGVVYTPTREWQWRARVASGYGTPQFSNLFVNSEGQPGNNTELKSQTNVGFDVGGDWTPAPGLTLSVTGFYEFFNNEIVSQAPAGNSGSSFSFNAPASEHRGVEVAADFALVDGLRLTASYIRNDQYYTDYSEVISGAGKAASRDGNKIPGVSPNEFTTRLSYDFAHGPFKGIGAFAEYEWHDGFYMENANLLEAPGYDLVNVNIHYNKEFGSGPVRSLMTYFEIRNLFDETYISSANNITDKVGSTATTLAETGTGSIYAGAPRTYFGGMKVRF; encoded by the coding sequence ATGCAACTCTTGGCAGGCCGCGCTTTCGCGGCGCCTCGACTAAGACGCGTCGTCGTCGCTTCATCGGCTATCGCACTCGCCATCGCCGCCAATCAGAAAGTCCGGGCTGACGACAAGACCGCAGCGAACGAAATCAAGCTGCCCGACGTCACGGTGCAACAAACCTCACCCGCCCGTGCGCCAGCTGTTGCGCAGAAGGCGAAAGTGAAATCAGAGGCAAAGCCAGCAACTGCCGCAGCAAAGCCGGCGAAAGTTGTGAAACCACCGTCCGCGGCCGCCGCACCGGAGATCGCCTCTGCATCGCCGCCATCTGATGCGCATCCGGCTTTGGCACCCGCAATCGGCAATCCCGGCACACCGTCCGCAGCAGTCGCAAGCGTCCCAGGTGCTTCGGGGGCAGGCGCCCAGGCGGCAGCCGCCGTGGATATGACTCGCTTCGAGAACGCACCGGTCTTTTCGGTGAGCGACATCCTTCACGAAGTTCCCGGCGTGTCCTTGAAGCAAGGCAACGGCCCGCGCGACATGGGCATCTCGATCCGTGGATCGAACGCGCGAAACGGCTTCGGCATCCGCAACATCGTCATTCTGGACGACGGATTTCCCGTGACCCAGCCCGACGGCCTTTCACGCAGTGATCTGGTCGACCCGCATGCGTATGCGGGTGTCGACGTCTGGCGCGGACCATCATCGGCGCTCTTCGGAAACTACGCGACCGGCGGCGCCATCAACTTCCGCACGTTCCCCGGCGGCGCGATAGACGGTGTCGAGTACGGGATCGACGTCGGCAGCTTCAACTACCTCAACAACTATGCAAGCGGCGGCAAACGCGGAAAAAACTGGGAAGCGTCTGTCTTCACGAGCGATGTGCGTGGTGACGGCTACTTCGGCTACAGCGCCTTTGATACGCAGACCGTCAACGCGCTCATGACGTGGAAGCCGTCATCGACGGATACGTTCACCTTCAAGTTCATCAACAACACCATCGACACGGAACTGCCCTTCCGCATGTCGCTCAATCAGTTCAAGCAGAACCCGTTTCAGAAGGGCTGCGCGACGGCAGCGACCGCGGCGGCGGGCTGCGCGACAACCGTTTACTCGGCGACCGGTAATACGGCAGCGGTGAATGGTGTTCTCCCGGCGGGTGCCGTGAAGCAAACAGCGGAGGAGGCGGGGGCAAACCGCAATGATCGCCGTACCGTCGGCGGCTTCCGCTGGGAACACGCCTTCGACGCAGCGACAACGGGCCAGGTGCAAGTCGTCATCGATGATCGCAACATCAACCAGCCAACCGGTGCGACGAGCGCGATCGGCGACTATCTCTCGTATAACGTCAGCACCGGCCTGACGAAGAGATCAGTTTTCGCCGGGCTGCCGACGCTCTCCTATCTCGGCGCGTATTGGAACTATCTGCCCGTCGACGGCAAAACCTACAATGTCGCGCCCGGCGGCAATGCAAGATTGGGTTTGCTTCAGTCCGAGAGCACCGGATCGACGACGAACTTCGGCGTGCGGGCGCGCGAGGAAGTACGCGTCGCGACCGACGTCGCCGTCATCGCGGGCGCTGCCGTTGAGCGGACCAATCTCGACGGCGCGCAAAGGAGCTACAAATATTCGACGAGCGGTAATCTGACGTCGACCACCATTACGTCGGCCGACCGCGAGATGACGAACATCGCCCCCGAACTCGGCGTCGTCTACACGCCGACCCGCGAATGGCAATGGCGCGCCCGCGTCGCCAGCGGCTACGGCACGCCGCAGTTCTCGAACCTTTTCGTGAATTCTGAAGGACAGCCCGGCAACAACACGGAACTCAAATCGCAAACGAACGTCGGGTTCGACGTTGGCGGCGATTGGACGCCGGCACCGGGCCTGACATTGAGCGTGACGGGCTTCTATGAATTCTTCAACAACGAAATCGTATCGCAAGCGCCCGCGGGCAACAGCGGCTCCTCGTTCAGCTTCAACGCCCCGGCTTCGGAACACCGCGGCGTAGAAGTGGCGGCAGATTTCGCGCTCGTCGACGGTCTGAGATTGACCGCGTCCTACATTCGCAACGATCAATATTACACCGATTATTCCGAGGTAATCTCGGGTGCGGGCAAAGCCGCCAGCCGCGATGGAAACAAAATCCCTGGCGTCTCACCGAATGAATTCACCACGCGGCTGAGTTATGATTTTGCGCATGGACCGTTCAAGGGCATCGGAGCATTTGCCGAATACGAATGGCACGACGGTTTCTACATGGAGAACGCCAATCTCCTCGAAGCGCCCGGCTATGATCTGGTCAATGTCAACATTCACTACAACAAGGAATTTGGTAGCGGACCGGTGCGGTCGCTGATGACTTACTTCGAGATCCGGAACCTATTTGACGAAACGTACATCTCATCCGCAAACAACATCACCGATAAAGTCGGCTCGACGGCAACCACTTTAGCTGAGACGGGTACAGGTTCGATCTACGCCGGTGCTCCGCGCACTTACTTCGGCGGAATGAAAGTGAGGTTTTGA
- a CDS encoding cupin domain-containing protein, whose protein sequence is MEQTSVKYGKGFRVIAGNSRSQAAVMVIEPGGREGGKDNFHKDSDQWLYVESGTGEAIVDGHTHALRPGSLILIAHGERHEIRNTGNDPMKTLNFYVPPAYTRDGAERPAGKAE, encoded by the coding sequence ATGGAGCAAACGTCCGTAAAATATGGGAAGGGGTTTCGCGTCATTGCGGGAAATAGCCGTTCGCAGGCTGCCGTGATGGTAATCGAGCCTGGCGGAAGAGAGGGCGGCAAAGACAACTTCCATAAAGACTCAGACCAGTGGCTTTACGTGGAGAGTGGGACCGGCGAGGCGATCGTGGACGGTCACACTCACGCGCTACGGCCAGGATCTCTCATTCTGATCGCCCACGGCGAAAGGCATGAGATCCGCAACACCGGCAACGATCCCATGAAGACCCTGAATTTCTACGTTCCCCCAGCCTACACGCGCGACGGAGCGGAACGGCCCGCAGGCAAGGCTGAATGA
- a CDS encoding CsbD family protein, with protein sequence MNWDRVEGNWKQFAGKAKEKWGHLTDDDIAKINGKREQLEGVLQERYGYAKEQVKKEVDAWSDSLR encoded by the coding sequence ATGAATTGGGATCGTGTTGAAGGCAACTGGAAGCAATTCGCAGGTAAGGCAAAGGAGAAGTGGGGCCACTTAACCGATGACGACATCGCTAAGATAAACGGTAAACGCGAGCAGCTCGAAGGCGTGCTTCAGGAGCGCTACGGCTACGCCAAGGAGCAGGTTAAGAAGGAAGTCGACGCTTGGTCAGATTCGCTCCGATAG